Genomic window (Deltaproteobacteria bacterium):
TGCAGCTCGGAACGCTCGCATCCACGGTCGTGCCGCGTGACAAGTTGTTGAAGGAGAACGCCACCGAGTCCGCAAAGAAACTGACTCTTGGCGGACGTTCGAAGTTGTCGCGGGCCACGACCGGCCGCAGGATGCGGTTGGGCGCGCAACCGTCGCGGTTCCCGTCGCGCCGGTCAACGGGAACGCCCGCTGATCCCGTGACGAAGTTCATCCCGAACGGCGCGTCGTAGGCGAGAATCAGTGAGCTGCCATCCTGCCCGCCCAACTCAGATGCAACCAGCGGAAGAACAATACCGTCTGTCGGTTCAGGGCCACACACCTGCGTACGGACGGTGGGCCCCGTGACTCCGAAGCGATACGCCTCGTGATCCACGAATCCGCTGCACGAAGTGCCGGCGGTATCGAGCGACGACACTAAGCTCGCGGCCGGGACACCGGCGCTTTCGCTGGTGAGCGGGGTCCCATCAGAGAACGCGAACGTGGCGCATGTTGCTGGCTGCGGGCAGTTCGCATCGGCGTCACACCCGGGGCCGATGCAGACCTGGCCGTTGCCGTCGTTCGCCGTCGCGTTGAACACCGGCGGCGTGCCGTCCGCAATCTTCACCGACTTGCGAACGCCGCTAAGGGGGAACGCCTGCCCAGGGTCGGCGCCAACCACGGCGACCTGCGCGCTGTTACCGCTCGGTGATTGCTGATCGCAGCGCGACGCGGTGTCGCCAAGCGATCCGACGGCCGCCGTGATGCGAAAATCCTCGGCGCCGGACTCCGGGTCGCCGCCGCGATTCTGCAACACCTGATAAACCTGCCCATTCGCCGCACGGAACGCTTGGTCGTGGAAGCCGAATTCCTCGTCTGCAGCGGCAGCGCCACCTTCAGCCAGGGTCGCGGCTTCGCCTTCGCCGGCAGCGAGTTGCGCCGGCAGAGTCATCGGGAACGCGACTTCGTAGCTGCCCGACGCCGGGCAGTCGTTCTTCTCGCCAAAGACGATCGGCTGTTGCTTGGTGAGTTCAATCGGCCCCAGACACCCCACGGTCGACTTGCCGTGCACCTCGAAGGCCACCGTGCTGACGGCCGCTCCGTCGCCCTCCGGCGTCGTTCGTACGACGTCGAGCCCGTGGTCATCGAATTCCTGATCGATATGCTCACCGGTATCGTGATTGGCGACGCCCAGATCGCCCAGCAGCTTCGTCGTGCGAGTGGCGTCGCGTACGGATTGCTCGACCACGAGCCTGTCGGCGGCGAGCGTGACGCGCCGGAGCACGGGCGGACAGATCGTGTCGCACGCGAACTCCAAGCTGAAGTTGTCGAACTCCTGCATCCCGGCAGTGTTCTCCGCGAGTGCGTGCGGCGGATCGCAGAACGAAGGGTCTAGCACCGTGTGCACGCGGTGACCGTTCTGCGTCAGCTGCACGCCGGAGGCAGCATCCGTTTCGAGACAGTTGGCAAACGTTTCGTCGAGCACGCAGCGGTCACTCTCGCGGCGATAGCTGACTCGCTTGACGCCACCGGGGTTGGCGCACTCTTCGAGGCCGGCGGCGCCGCCGCCGGCTTGCGCTCGCCGTTGTGCGGCCGGCCCGCTGCCAGGACATCCATTCAACGCGTGCCCCACCGCCACGACGAGTTCGTCAACCGTGACCTGTTGGTCGCCGTTCGCGTCAAGCACGATCGCGTCGCCGAGCGGCCGCTCGCCCAAGGCGATGCCGACACCGGTCACGAGTTCGTCGACGGTGACGGCACGGTCGCCCGTGAGGTCGCCGATGCAGGCCGCGGCCGATCCTGGGCGGGTGGTGCCGATGTAGCCGAAGTCGATGATCTCCACGGCGCCGGCGGTGGTGCTCACGACCCGCGACGACACCTTTGCGGCATCGGGCCCGCGCAACACCTCCGCCGGCGCCGGCGATGCGATCACCAGCACGCACAGCACCATTGAGGCCCAGCCGCGGCGGTGAGCGGTGTGTGTCAGCCTAGCCACGCGATCCCTACCAACTCAGCTCCACTGCGATCGTGCCCGTCGCCGCGGGGCGGAAACCTTCGTCGTTCACCGGAACGGTGACCGCGCCGCCGAGGACGCTGCGCTCGCTCAGGCGAATCTTGCATCCCAACAGAACATCGACGAAGTTGTCGCCTAGCTGATTGTCGCCCAGCGCGGTGATCGCACCGACATTGCCGAGCGTGTCCTGATACGGAGCGCTGTCGGGTGTCCACTTGATGCCGCGATTGTACTTAGAGCCGCCGACGCCCGCATCGAGGGTGGCGCGCTCAAACGCGAGCGAGGCGCCGGTGTTCCAGACGAAGCGGCGCAGCTGGTCGTCATCGAAGTCGTAATCGTAGCCCGCATCGAGATGGAGCTTGAGCGAGCCGTTCACGTCCACGGCACCCACCAGCCGCGGCAGGATGGCCGCGCTGTCGGAGCCGGCAAACTCGTCCGCATTCGGACTCGGGACGAAGAACTCGGGCACCGCCGCCAGCTGCACGCGCTCCGCATACAGCACGTACTTGGCGCCGATGCCGACGCGGCCCAGTCCGGCGTGCGTGCCGTCGCTGAAATCGAAGCCGAGGGCGCTGAAACTCTCCTCGCGCCGCGAGAGACTGCCGCCGGGCGCGAGGTGTTCGTCCAACGCCCGCAATGCAGCGGCCACGTCGTCATTCACGATCGGTGTGCCGCTCAACGGCGCGGTCTTCGGCGGATCACTCAACGTCGCGGTGCGCGTCGTGAAGGCTTGCGTCGCCTGCGCGTCCACCGCCACGACCGGAACGTTGATCGTGATTTCAAGCCCACTGGTCAGCCCGTAGTTGGCAGCCACGCTCAGCACGCCCACGTGCGCATCGGCCCGGAGCCCGAGCTTCGCCACGCCGATCGGTTGCGCCGGCGGCCGGCTGACCACGTACGGAATCGGGGCGAAGGTCTCGACCAGTTCGAAGTACGACGCCGCCACCCGCAGGCCGAGCTTTCCTTCACCGACTGTCTCCGCGACGCGCAACACCGTCGGGCCGAGGTGGGCGCTCTCCACCCAGGTATCGACGGAGCGATCGAACTCGTAGGTGAACGATTGCCCCGCGGTCGGCGGCAGCGAGCCGATGCCCTGCTGCACGCCGAGCACGATCATGCGCGCCGCCGCATCGGCACGATCCTGGCCGCCGAATTGATTGGCCTGTCCGCCGGCGCTGCGCGGCAGGATGGCCGCGAGCGCGACGCATGCGCCGATTGTCACCGCAAGCCATGACCCAGGCACCGCCCGAGCCCCGGCTCGACGAAAGACCCATCCTCGCTTCGAGTCAATGTGGAATGCGGCGGCTAGTCGCCGCGTTCGGGCCATGCAGCGGCGCCCCGCG
Coding sequences:
- a CDS encoding transporter — translated: MTIGACVALAAILPRSAGGQANQFGGQDRADAAARMIVLGVQQGIGSLPPTAGQSFTYEFDRSVDTWVESAHLGPTVLRVAETVGEGKLGLRVAASYFELVETFAPIPYVVSRPPAQPIGVAKLGLRADAHVGVLSVAANYGLTSGLEITINVPVVAVDAQATQAFTTRTATLSDPPKTAPLSGTPIVNDDVAAALRALDEHLAPGGSLSRREESFSALGFDFSDGTHAGLGRVGIGAKYVLYAERVQLAAVPEFFVPSPNADEFAGSDSAAILPRLVGAVDVNGSLKLHLDAGYDYDFDDDQLRRFVWNTGASLAFERATLDAGVGGSKYNRGIKWTPDSAPYQDTLGNVGAITALGDNQLGDNFVDVLLGCKIRLSERSVLGGAVTVPVNDEGFRPAATGTIAVELSW